A stretch of Lathyrus oleraceus cultivar Zhongwan6 chromosome 6, CAAS_Psat_ZW6_1.0, whole genome shotgun sequence DNA encodes these proteins:
- the LOC127095862 gene encoding ruBisCO large subunit-binding protein subunit alpha, chloroplastic translates to MAPNSVTISTDKANEFYDSSQISSTRNPFATVSGKDGDIQQSNPLIVDFASLNTYSVMSVCLTKTEIIGGSVDGTVRIFGIRIGREISFSFGQSVNCISLSNDGNCILAGCLDSTVRLLDRTTGELLQEYKGHTNKSYKLDCCLTNTDAHVTGGSEDGFVYCRDLVDASVVSKFRGHASVVTSAQTSLSKKVKQHGRVNFRQKPNRFVVKAAAKDIAFDQHSRSAMQAGIDKLADAVGLTLGPRGRNVVLDEFGSPKVVNDGVTIARAIELPDPMENAGAALIREVASKTNDSAGDGTTTASILAREIIKLGLLNVTSGANPVSIKKGIDKTVAALVEELEKLARPVKGGDDIKAVATISAGNDELIGKMIAEAIDKVGPDGVLSIESSSSFDTTVEVEEGMEIDRGYISPQFVTNPEKSIVEFENARVLITDQKISAIKDIIPLLEKTTQLRAPLLIISEDITGGALATLVVNKLRGILNVAAIKAPGFGERRKALLQDIAILTGAEFQASDLGLLVENTTIEQLGLARKVTISKDSTTIIADAASKDELQSRVAQLKKELSETDSIYDSEKLAERIAKLSGGVAVIKVGAATETELEDPSPEFPSVDDQQKGGKQEVPGMKTVQTVLERTATPVVYNDMPDALCLKDSLTAVRNATQAADRIHRVFRMQSFQRKQLTQYEDDEFGLLDQRVLSLLTSKSCKSGQGDGLFNTAAATTHKNQSNSKKRENIYSSELQR, encoded by the exons ATGGCACCAAATTCAGTTACAATTTCAACTGACAAAGCCAATGAATTTTATGATTCTTCTCAGATTAGTAGTACAAGGAATCCTTTTGCAACAGTTTCCGGTAAAGATGGTGATATACAACAATCTAATCCATTAATTGTTGACTTTGCTTCTCTTAATACAT ACAGTGTGATGTCTGTCTGTTTAACAAAAACTGAAATTATTGGAGGAAGTGTTGATGGAACTGTTCGGATATTTGGCATTCGTATTGGCAGAGAAATATCTTTTAGCTTTGGGCAATCTGTCAACTGTATATCATTGTCAAATGATGGCAACTGCATCCTAGCCGGTTGCCTAGACTCTACTGTGCGTCTTTTGGACAGAACCACAGGTGAACTGTTACAAGAATATAAGGGCCACACTAATAAGTCATACAAATTGGATTGCTGCCTTACCAATACGGATGCTCATGTAACTGGTGGCTCTGAGGATGGCTTCGTCTATTGCCGGGATCTTGTAGATGCATCTGTTGTATCAAAATTCAGGGGTCATGCCTCAGTGGTAACAAGTGCACAGACCAGTCTCAGCAAGAAGGTTAAACAACATGGAAGGGTCAATTTCAGGCAGAAACCTAACCGTTTTGTGGTTAAAGCCGCCGCTAAAGATATCGCCTTTGACCAACATTCACGCTCCGCTATGCAAGCCGGAATTGATAAACTTGCCGATGCTGTTGGCCTCACTCTTGGACCCAGAGGGAGGAATGTTGTGTTGGATGAGTTTGGAAGTCCTAAGGTAGTTAATGATGGTGTGACAATTGCAAGAGCTATTGAGCTTCCTGATCCCATGGAAAATGCTGGTGCAGCTCTTATAAGGGAGGTTGCAAGTAAAACTAATGACTCTGCTGGTGATGGGACTACAACGGCTTCGATTCTGGCTAGGGAAATTATTAAGCTTGGACTTCTCAATGTAACATCGGGTGCTAATCCTGTGTCGATCAAGAAAGGAATTGATAAAACTGTGGCGGCTTTGGTGGAAGAGCTTGAGAAGTTGGCTAGGCCTGTTAAAGGTGGAGATGATATAAAAGCTGTTGCTACTATTTCTGCTGGAAATGATGAGTTGATTGGAAAAATGATTGCTGAAGCGATTGACAAGGTTGGACCCGATGGTGTTTTATCCATTGAGTCTTCTTCCTCGTTTGACACGACAGTTGAAGTTGAAGAAGGAATGGAGATTGATAGAGGATATATCTCCCCTCAGTTTGTAACAAATCCAGAGAAATCAATTGTTGAATTTGAGAACGCTAGAGTCTTGATTACCGACCAGAAGATTTCAGCAATCAAAGATATCATTCCTCTGCTGGAGAAAACCACTCAATTGAGAGCCCCCTTGCTTATCATTTCTGAAGATATCACTGGTGGGGCTTTGGCGACCCTTGTTGTCAATAAGCTGCGTGGTATCCTTAATGTCGCTGCCATCAAAGCTCCAGGATTTGGTGAAAGAAGAAAGGCCCTTCTTCAAGACATTGCTATATTGACAGGTGCTGAGTTCCAAGCCAGTGATCTGGGCCTTCTCGTTGAAAACACCACAATTGAACAACTTGGTTTGGCCCGGAAGGTGACCATCTCCAAGGATTCTACCACTATTATTGCCGATGCTGCATCAAAGGATGAGTTGCAATCCAGGGTTGCACAACTAAAGAAAGAGTTGTCTGAGACAGACTCAATTTATGATTCTGAGAAACTCGCCGAGAGAATCGCTAAGTTGTCTGGTGGAGTTGCTGTCATCAAGGTCGGTGCTGCCACAGAGACCGAACTGGAGGATCCATCTCCAGAGTTTCCTTCAG TGGATGATCAACAAAAAGGTGGTAAGCAAGAAGTTCCAGGAATGAAAACAGTACAGACAGTTTTGGAGCGAACTGCAACACCTGTGGTCTATAATGATATGCCTGATGCCCTCTGTCTTAAGGATTCTCTAACCGCTGTCCGCAATGCTACACAAGCTGCCGATCGCATACATCGAGTATTCAGAATGCAGTCCTTTCAGAGGAAGCAGTTAACTCAGTATGAGGATGATGAGTTTGGTTTGTTAGATCAGAGGGTTCTTTCCCTACTAACTTCTAAGTCGTGCAAATCAGGACAAGGAGATGGTTTATTCAATACTGCTGCAGCAACAACACacaaaaatcagtccaattccAAAAAAAGGGAAAACATATATTCAAGTGAGTTACAGCGGTGA